The stretch of DNA TCGATACCTACAGTCACCTGCAAGCGCAGGATCTCAGCTACTTTGAGGACCGTAGCACGGGCAGTCTGCTGGCCATTCTCAACGACGACATCAACCAGCTGGAGCGGTTTTTGAATACCGGTGCCCACAACCTGCTGCGGTTTTTTACCACGGTAATTTGGGTGGGGGCGACGTTCTTGATTTTGGCTCCGGGGGTATCGTGGATGGCGATGCTGCCGATTCCCTTTGTGCTGGGGGGGTCGATCGCCTTTCAGCGGCGGCTGGCCCCGCGCTACGCGGAGGTGCGCGACAAGGCGGGGCTGATCAGCGGTCGGCTGGCCAACAACCTGTCGGGCATTGCTACGATCAAGAGCTTTTCGGCGGAGGGCTACGAGCGCGATCGCGTCACCCAGGACAGCGATGCCTACCGCCAGAGCAACCGCCGGGCGATCGCCCTCAGCGCCGCCCTTGTGCCCCTGATTCGAATTGTGATTTTGGTGGGCTTCACGGCGATGCTGTTTTTGGGCGGCCTGGCGGTGGCCAATGGCACCCTATCGGCGGGCACCTACGGCTTTTTGGTGTTCATTGTGCAGCGGCTGCTGTGGCCCTTTACCCAGCTGAGCGAAATTATGGATGAGTACCAGCGGGCGATGGCCTCGGTGCGGCGGGTGATGGGCCTGCTGGATGAGCCGATTGAGCTGGTGCCGGGGCGCAACCCGCTGCCGGTGGAGCGGGTGAAAGGGGACGTGCGGTTTGCGAATGTCAGCTTTGCCTACGCCCACCGCCAGCCGGTGCTAAAGAACCTGTCGCTGCACATCCCCGCCGGGCAGAGCATTGGGGTGGTGGGGGCGACGGGCTCGGGCAAGAGCACCCTGGTGAAGCTGCTGCTGCGCTTTTATCAGCCCCAGCAGGGCCACATTTTGATCGACGGGCAGGAGATTCAAGACCTGCTGCCTCAGGATCTGCGCCGCTGCATCGGCCTGGTCAGCCAGGATGTATTTTTG from Leptolyngbya sp. KIOST-1 encodes:
- a CDS encoding ABC transporter ATP-binding protein yields the protein MAIIRSAQHPLQRLLRYGRNYRPQIWGAVVNSILNTIFDLAPPYLIGIAIDVVTNNENSLIARLGITSIAGQLGVLSALTFLIWSLESLSEYIYARLWRNLAQNLQHDMRIDTYSHLQAQDLSYFEDRSTGSLLAILNDDINQLERFLNTGAHNLLRFFTTVIWVGATFLILAPGVSWMAMLPIPFVLGGSIAFQRRLAPRYAEVRDKAGLISGRLANNLSGIATIKSFSAEGYERDRVTQDSDAYRQSNRRAIALSAALVPLIRIVILVGFTAMLFLGGLAVANGTLSAGTYGFLVFIVQRLLWPFTQLSEIMDEYQRAMASVRRVMGLLDEPIELVPGRNPLPVERVKGDVRFANVSFAYAHRQPVLKNLSLHIPAGQSIGVVGATGSGKSTLVKLLLRFYQPQQGHILIDGQEIQDLLPQDLRRCIGLVSQDVFLFSGTVAENIAYGSFDASFDQILHAAKLAEAHEFIAQLPQGYDTIVGERGQKLSGGQRQRLAIARAILKDPPILVLDEATSAVDNETEAAIQRSLAVITQNRTTLAIAHRLSTIRHCHCIYVMSYGEIVEQGRHEELLELNGIYASLWRVQSGLR